One segment of Paenibacillus rhizovicinus DNA contains the following:
- a CDS encoding methyl-accepting chemotaxis protein, with protein MATLQRLWGRSTSGKPTETEEDGVFSQLINESMVISDQLTAAVEEVNQAVGQLTDIADQSVITESGLRDCSGRAMERIGETFSTLQEVASSADQISAAAQQLDAESKETKAIVLDVCRSLTNTDQVMNDLRQHNAEMDRNIRELIEQTSKINEINDFIQEIVAQTSLLALNASIEAAHAGEYGRGFAVVAQQIKKLAEQSHEAVRRSSGLVEGIEQGVRQVVASVDAEKAAVDQGVAEMAQTKNRMDVIFTRIDEVDKLVSKSNEASKRQTKSMSHTTDMLKDVVEAVNQTLESVDRTLIYTQKQRHQVHKLDRVSSNLDKSASALTTAIAQVGGSHLTKDIQFDAAEIVAKLNRLAAGEAISDLDETTHRGALTAFLHSLPEIEAVWSNRDDGSFIFSQPEAGLLNAKGREWWRGAMQGRPFTSAAYISAITKKPCVTVSVPIRSKDGQLIGVMGADIGVK; from the coding sequence ATGGCGACGCTGCAGCGATTATGGGGACGAAGTACTTCGGGCAAACCTACGGAAACGGAAGAGGATGGCGTATTCTCCCAGTTAATCAACGAGTCCATGGTTATTTCGGATCAATTGACTGCGGCGGTAGAAGAAGTGAATCAAGCGGTAGGCCAATTGACGGATATCGCGGACCAATCGGTTATTACGGAAAGCGGGCTGCGCGATTGCAGCGGGCGGGCGATGGAACGGATCGGCGAAACGTTCTCGACGCTGCAGGAAGTTGCGTCTTCCGCGGATCAGATCAGCGCAGCGGCCCAGCAGCTGGATGCGGAGAGCAAAGAGACCAAAGCGATCGTGCTCGACGTATGCCGTTCGCTCACGAATACGGATCAAGTCATGAACGATCTTCGGCAGCACAATGCGGAGATGGACCGCAATATCCGCGAACTCATCGAGCAAACGTCCAAAATCAACGAGATCAATGATTTTATTCAAGAAATCGTGGCCCAAACCTCGCTGCTTGCGCTGAACGCCTCCATCGAAGCCGCGCATGCCGGCGAATACGGCCGCGGCTTTGCCGTCGTCGCGCAGCAAATCAAGAAGCTCGCCGAACAGAGCCATGAGGCGGTTCGCCGTTCTTCGGGGCTGGTAGAAGGAATCGAGCAAGGCGTGCGGCAGGTCGTAGCTTCCGTTGACGCCGAGAAGGCGGCTGTCGATCAAGGCGTGGCCGAGATGGCGCAGACCAAGAACCGGATGGACGTGATTTTCACCCGGATCGATGAAGTCGATAAGCTGGTAAGCAAGAGCAATGAGGCGAGCAAACGGCAAACGAAGAGCATGTCGCATACGACGGATATGCTGAAGGATGTCGTGGAAGCGGTCAATCAAACCTTGGAGAGCGTAGACCGTACGTTAATTTACACGCAGAAGCAGCGGCATCAAGTCCATAAGCTCGACCGGGTCAGCAGCAATTTGGACAAATCGGCTTCGGCCTTGACGACAGCGATCGCGCAAGTGGGCGGCAGCCATTTGACGAAGGACATTCAATTCGATGCCGCCGAGATTGTAGCGAAGCTGAACCGGCTTGCGGCGGGGGAAGCGATTTCGGATCTTGACGAAACGACGCATCGCGGCGCGTTGACGGCCTTCCTGCATTCCTTGCCGGAGATCGAAGCCGTCTGGTCCAACCGGGACGACGGATCGTTTATTTTCTCTCAGCCGGAAGCGGGCCTGCTGAATGCCAAAGGGCGTGAATGGTGGAGAGGCGCGATGCAAGGCCGTCCGTTTACGTCCGCCGCGTACATATCCGCCATCACGAAGAAACCGTGCGTGACCGTCTCGGTTCCGATCCGTTCGAAGGACGGGCAGTTGATTGGTGTCATGGGAGCTGACATTGGCGTCAAATAA
- a CDS encoding RNA polymerase sigma factor yields the protein MNVDQDRIGDSSNRKPLKFDMLEDKLLQLYNEMIAVALSKVYNKSDALDAVQEAWVRILTHRESLREEDKFHSWAKVITANAARTINKQSERILPSGDRDLSDDRPSSRDEREILLEIRDLLESLDPRTSALLLYKFYYGYKDQEIAAAWNVPVGTIKARIHRTKRRLQQWMPN from the coding sequence GTGAATGTCGATCAGGATCGGATCGGAGATTCAAGTAATCGGAAGCCGCTGAAATTCGATATGTTGGAGGACAAGCTGCTGCAGCTGTACAATGAGATGATTGCAGTCGCTTTGTCGAAAGTATACAACAAATCGGATGCCCTGGATGCCGTTCAAGAAGCATGGGTTCGCATATTGACGCATCGGGAATCGCTTCGCGAGGAGGATAAATTCCATTCGTGGGCGAAGGTCATTACAGCCAATGCGGCGCGTACAATTAATAAGCAGTCCGAACGAATTTTACCTTCCGGTGATCGCGATTTAAGCGATGACAGGCCATCCTCGCGGGATGAACGGGAGATCTTGCTGGAGATCCGGGATCTGCTGGAATCGCTCGATCCTCGGACAAGCGCGCTCCTCTTGTACAAATTTTATTACGGTTATAAGGACCAGGAAATCGCTGCGGCCTGGAATGTGCCGGTGGGGACGATTAAGGCGCGAATTCATCGTACCAAGCGACGTTTGCAGCAATGGATGCCCAACTGA
- a CDS encoding 3D domain-containing protein, which translates to MTTSFLSLHRILLACAAALLLFGQALYAECKAAGMKDVKSQNHKEPSEIGMPAMSSIKAKNLHHMQVVATGYTAGVESTGKKPGHPQYGITYSGVKVRRDFVSTIAADPKVFPIGTVLYVPGYGYGIVADTGSAIKGRKIDLYFETRKQVFKQWGKRKVTVYVLKRGNGKLTEARVTELNEAVTAEKTLPRSLLES; encoded by the coding sequence ATGACGACAAGCTTTTTATCGCTTCACCGTATCTTGCTCGCTTGCGCGGCTGCGCTTCTATTATTCGGACAGGCGCTGTATGCCGAATGCAAGGCTGCCGGCATGAAGGACGTTAAATCCCAGAACCATAAAGAACCGTCTGAAATCGGGATGCCGGCCATGTCATCCATAAAGGCCAAAAACCTTCATCATATGCAAGTCGTTGCCACCGGCTATACGGCCGGCGTGGAGTCGACCGGCAAGAAGCCGGGGCATCCGCAATACGGCATCACGTATTCCGGCGTTAAAGTCCGCCGTGATTTCGTATCCACGATCGCGGCGGATCCGAAGGTGTTCCCGATCGGGACCGTTCTTTACGTGCCGGGCTACGGTTACGGCATCGTCGCAGATACGGGCTCCGCGATCAAGGGCAGGAAGATCGACCTCTATTTCGAAACAAGGAAACAGGTATTTAAGCAATGGGGCAAACGCAAGGTGACGGTATACGTCCTTAAGCGGGGCAACGGGAAACTGACCGAGGCGCGCGTGACCGAGCTGAACGAGGCGGTTACCGCCGAGAAGACGCTGCCGCGTTCGTTACTGGAGTCCTAG
- the thrS gene encoding threonine--tRNA ligase, whose protein sequence is MAIQVKLPDGAVREYEQGTTIEEVAGSISTGLRKNAIAGKVDGKVVDIYTPLEGDAALEIVTLDSADGLEVYRHSTAHLMAQAIKRLYPERNVKLGIGPVIEDGFYYDIDMDETLTAEDLEKIEKEMERIVKEDLPIRRRVVGRDEAIAIFTEINDPLKLELIRDLPENVQLTIYDQGEFFDLCRGPHLPSTGRIKAFKLLSIAGAYWRGDSKNKMLQRIYGTAFPKKAQLDEHLHFLEEAKKRDHRKLGKELKMFTFSREVGQGLPLWLPNGARVRRTMERYIVDLEERLGYQHVYTPVLANVELYKTSGHWEHYSEDMFPKMIMDNEELVLRPMNCPHHMMVFKSEMRSYRDLPVRVAELGTMHRYEMSGALTGLHRVRAMTLNDAHIFARPDQIKEEFSRVINLIRQVYEDFGIKEYRFRLSYRDPQDTEKYFPNDEMWEMSQRMLREVVEELGLPFFEAEGEAAFYGPKLDVQIKTALGKEETLSTAQLDFLLPERFELEYVGDDGKKHRPVVIHRGIISTMERMTAFLLENFAGALPLWLSPIQAKIIPVSTAYEGYARDLEEKLQLAGIRVESDLRNEKLGYKIREAQLEKAPYMLVVGENEAQSESVSVRKRGEGDIGSMPVAELIALLQDEIATKRI, encoded by the coding sequence ATGGCTATTCAAGTGAAGCTGCCGGACGGCGCCGTCCGGGAATACGAACAAGGCACGACAATCGAAGAGGTAGCGGGTTCCATCAGCACGGGCTTGCGGAAGAACGCGATCGCAGGCAAAGTGGACGGCAAGGTCGTCGATATTTACACGCCGCTCGAAGGAGATGCCGCGCTCGAAATCGTGACGCTGGATTCCGCAGACGGGCTGGAAGTATACCGCCACAGCACGGCGCATTTAATGGCGCAGGCAATCAAACGCCTGTATCCCGAGCGCAATGTAAAGCTGGGGATCGGTCCGGTTATCGAAGACGGATTCTACTATGACATCGATATGGACGAGACGCTCACTGCCGAGGACCTCGAGAAAATCGAGAAAGAAATGGAGCGCATCGTGAAGGAAGACTTGCCGATTCGCCGCCGCGTCGTCGGCCGCGACGAAGCGATCGCGATCTTCACGGAAATCAACGATCCGCTGAAGCTGGAGCTGATCCGCGATTTGCCTGAGAATGTGCAGCTGACCATTTATGACCAGGGCGAATTCTTCGACCTTTGCCGCGGACCGCATTTGCCGTCCACGGGCCGCATCAAGGCGTTCAAGCTGCTCAGCATTGCCGGCGCTTACTGGCGCGGCGATTCGAAGAACAAAATGCTGCAGCGCATCTACGGCACGGCTTTCCCGAAGAAAGCGCAGCTTGACGAGCATCTGCATTTCCTGGAAGAGGCGAAGAAGCGCGATCACCGCAAACTGGGCAAAGAGCTGAAAATGTTCACGTTCTCCCGCGAAGTCGGTCAAGGCTTGCCGCTCTGGCTGCCGAACGGCGCGCGCGTGCGCAGAACGATGGAGCGTTACATCGTCGATCTTGAGGAGCGTCTGGGCTACCAGCACGTATACACGCCGGTTCTCGCGAACGTGGAACTGTACAAAACAAGCGGTCACTGGGAGCACTACAGCGAAGACATGTTCCCGAAAATGATCATGGACAACGAGGAGCTCGTGCTCCGTCCGATGAACTGTCCGCATCATATGATGGTGTTCAAAAGCGAAATGCGTTCGTACCGCGATCTGCCGGTTCGCGTAGCCGAACTCGGCACGATGCACCGTTACGAAATGTCCGGCGCCCTTACGGGTCTGCACCGCGTACGCGCGATGACGCTGAACGATGCGCATATCTTCGCGCGTCCGGACCAGATCAAGGAAGAGTTCAGCCGCGTTATCAACCTGATCCGTCAGGTGTATGAGGATTTCGGTATCAAGGAATACCGCTTCCGTCTCTCGTACCGCGATCCGCAGGATACGGAGAAGTACTTCCCGAACGACGAGATGTGGGAAATGTCGCAGCGCATGCTGCGCGAGGTCGTCGAGGAGCTTGGCTTGCCGTTCTTCGAAGCGGAAGGCGAAGCGGCCTTCTACGGTCCGAAGCTCGACGTTCAAATCAAGACGGCGCTTGGCAAAGAAGAAACGCTCTCCACGGCACAGCTCGACTTCCTGCTGCCCGAGCGCTTCGAGCTTGAATATGTCGGCGACGACGGCAAGAAACACCGTCCGGTCGTTATTCACCGCGGCATTATCAGCACGATGGAGCGCATGACAGCGTTCTTGCTCGAGAACTTCGCTGGCGCGCTGCCGCTCTGGCTATCTCCGATCCAAGCGAAGATCATTCCGGTATCGACGGCATACGAAGGCTATGCGCGCGATCTGGAAGAGAAGCTGCAATTGGCCGGAATTCGCGTCGAATCCGATCTGCGCAACGAGAAGCTTGGCTACAAGATTCGTGAAGCGCAGCTAGAGAAAGCGCCTTACATGCTCGTTGTCGGCGAGAACGAAGCGCAGTCCGAGTCCGTTTCCGTCCGCAAACGCGGCGAAGGCGACATCGGCTCGATGCCGGTAGCGGAATTGATCGCTTTGCTGCAGGACGAAATCGCTACGAAGCGCATTTAA
- the ytxC gene encoding putative sporulation protein YtxC: MELFTVSLHSASHEAIDRLHRYLSEEFVDLHSDDNGSPAGFLRPDYEGMAIQCRADLPHFQLEKDGPPIYRKAAGAFARYVMNELEPMLLKAIIRKQFHYEDAAEIEALSRYCHNILYGTAAIATQEEDNAADMRLSDLERRLGKVADELETFIASNTRLHLDGFVSFRLATYWQELKDVVAYAVDEYVMDKQYQEFISLLKYFVRMQEVKLPIVHVLHKGGSDFVLYDHQFQLLDTVPADRIVAEMLESEMNMEDMIVSTLITVSPQQIVIHTRQPELPVMRTLETIFEQRVRLCSSCSQCSFLFEESDKPLAATAEASAEIRIRNVIP, encoded by the coding sequence ATGGAACTTTTCACTGTTTCTTTACACTCGGCTTCTCATGAAGCGATTGATCGCCTTCATCGTTATCTGAGCGAAGAATTCGTCGATTTACATAGTGACGACAATGGCAGTCCTGCTGGGTTTCTGCGGCCCGATTATGAGGGTATGGCCATTCAATGCAGAGCGGATTTGCCGCATTTCCAGCTGGAAAAGGATGGTCCCCCGATTTACCGCAAAGCGGCCGGCGCGTTTGCCCGCTATGTCATGAACGAGCTGGAGCCGATGCTCCTGAAGGCAATCATCCGGAAGCAGTTTCATTATGAGGACGCTGCCGAGATCGAAGCGCTGTCGCGGTATTGCCACAATATTTTGTACGGAACGGCCGCAATCGCGACGCAGGAGGAAGATAATGCGGCCGATATGCGTCTTTCGGACTTGGAGCGGCGCCTAGGTAAGGTCGCCGACGAACTGGAGACGTTCATCGCCAGCAACACCCGGCTGCACTTGGATGGATTCGTTTCGTTCCGTCTGGCCACCTATTGGCAGGAGCTCAAAGATGTCGTGGCCTACGCGGTCGATGAGTATGTGATGGATAAACAATATCAGGAGTTCATTTCGCTGCTGAAATATTTCGTGCGGATGCAGGAGGTCAAACTTCCCATCGTCCACGTGCTCCATAAAGGCGGAAGCGATTTCGTGCTCTACGACCATCAATTTCAGCTGCTGGATACCGTCCCGGCCGACCGGATCGTCGCGGAAATGCTGGAGTCGGAAATGAACATGGAAGACATGATCGTCAGTACGCTGATCACGGTGTCGCCGCAGCAAATCGTCATTCATACCAGGCAGCCGGAGCTGCCGGTCATGCGAACGCTGGAGACGATTTTCGAACAGCGGGTCCGGTTATGCAGCTCGTGCAGCCAATGCAGCTTTCTGTTCGAGGAGTCGGATAAACCGCTTGCCGCTACGGCAGAGGCTTCGGCGGAAATTCGCATTCGCAACGTGATTCCATGA
- the mqnC gene encoding cyclic dehypoxanthinyl futalosine synthase, whose product MANIDRILDKALQGERIGLEDCVTLFESDEIEKMGHVANQLMIRKHPEPITTFVVGRNINYTNVCDVYCRFCAFYRAPGSKEGYVLSDDTILKKIQETIDVGGTEILMQGGVNPDLPFSYYLDILRKIKQHFPDITMHSFSPAEIQKMVTISGLSLEQVLRELNQAGLDSLPGGGGEILDDRTRRKISRLKGSWTDWMDVMRTGHRIGMNATATMVIGFGEEMEERALHLLRVREAQDDCIANGYDSKGFLAFIPWTFQPENTNMKREKATPEEYLKTLAISRITLDNIDNFQSSWVTMGPEIGKLTLSYGCNDFGSTMIEENVVSAAGTTHKVNIGSTLRIIREAGKIPAQRNTKYDILKVYEESEQAQNDFIMQN is encoded by the coding sequence TTGGCTAACATCGATCGTATTTTAGATAAAGCATTGCAGGGAGAACGGATCGGGCTGGAAGATTGCGTCACGCTGTTCGAATCGGATGAAATCGAGAAAATGGGGCATGTCGCGAATCAGCTGATGATTCGTAAACATCCCGAGCCGATCACGACTTTCGTCGTGGGACGCAACATTAACTATACGAACGTATGCGACGTATATTGCCGGTTCTGCGCATTCTACCGCGCGCCGGGCTCGAAGGAAGGCTACGTGCTGTCGGACGACACGATCCTGAAGAAAATCCAGGAAACAATCGACGTCGGCGGAACGGAAATTCTGATGCAGGGCGGCGTTAACCCGGATCTGCCGTTCTCGTATTACTTGGATATTTTGCGTAAAATCAAACAGCATTTCCCCGACATTACGATGCATTCGTTCTCGCCGGCGGAAATTCAGAAGATGGTCACCATATCGGGTTTGTCGCTGGAACAGGTGCTGCGCGAGCTGAATCAGGCGGGCCTCGATTCCTTGCCGGGCGGAGGCGGCGAAATTCTGGATGACCGGACGAGACGGAAGATCAGCCGGCTTAAGGGGTCTTGGACGGACTGGATGGACGTCATGCGCACAGGCCACAGAATCGGCATGAATGCGACCGCGACCATGGTTATCGGCTTCGGGGAAGAGATGGAGGAGCGCGCGCTTCACCTGCTTCGCGTCCGCGAAGCGCAGGACGATTGCATCGCGAACGGCTATGACTCCAAAGGCTTCCTGGCGTTCATTCCGTGGACGTTCCAGCCGGAGAACACGAATATGAAGCGGGAGAAAGCGACGCCGGAAGAGTACTTGAAGACATTGGCGATCAGCCGGATCACGCTGGACAATATCGACAATTTCCAGTCGTCGTGGGTCACGATGGGGCCGGAAATCGGCAAGTTGACGCTCTCGTACGGCTGTAACGACTTCGGCAGCACGATGATCGAGGAGAATGTCGTCTCCGCTGCGGGAACGACGCATAAGGTCAACATCGGCTCGACGCTGCGCATTATCCGCGAAGCGGGCAAAATTCCTGCGCAGCGGAACACGAAATACGATATTTTGAAAGTGTACGAAGAGTCCGAGCAAGCGCAGAACGATTTTATCATGCAAAACTAA
- a CDS encoding aminotransferase class I/II-fold pyridoxal phosphate-dependent enzyme: MSEQQSNTNNGNKPETKFATKLIHFGNEIDEHTGASSVPIYQASTFHHHDIFNPPVHDYSRSGNPTRQALEDYITLLEGGVRGFAFASGMAAISTAFLLFSNGDHVIVTEDVYGGTYRLLTTVLNRLGIESTFVDMTDFDAVKAALRSNTKAVFMETPSNPTLKITDIGEIAAWAKSHDLITLLDNTFMTPYHQRPIELGVDVVLHSATKFLGGHSDVLAGLAVVADEGLGRRLKQLQNGLGTVLGAQESWLLMRGMKTLQARMAHSEQSARKLAEWLNVHPAVTRVYFPGLADHPRREIHEKQSKGYGAVVSFDVGDGDRAKAVLSRVKIPLVAVSLGAVESILSYPAMMSHAAMPQEVRHERGITDGLLRYSVGLEDIDDLIADLDQALNG, encoded by the coding sequence ATGTCTGAACAGCAATCCAATACCAACAATGGCAATAAACCCGAAACGAAATTCGCGACGAAGCTGATTCATTTTGGCAATGAAATCGACGAGCATACCGGCGCCTCCAGTGTGCCGATCTATCAGGCGTCGACGTTCCATCACCACGATATTTTCAACCCGCCGGTGCACGACTACAGCCGTTCCGGCAATCCGACGCGCCAAGCGCTGGAAGATTATATTACGTTGCTGGAAGGCGGCGTGCGCGGTTTCGCGTTCGCATCCGGCATGGCGGCGATCTCGACGGCATTCCTGCTGTTCTCGAACGGCGATCACGTCATCGTGACCGAGGATGTGTACGGCGGCACGTATCGCCTGCTGACGACCGTTCTGAACCGTCTCGGCATCGAGTCGACGTTCGTGGACATGACGGATTTCGATGCGGTGAAGGCAGCGCTCCGTTCGAATACGAAGGCGGTGTTCATGGAAACGCCGTCCAATCCGACGTTGAAAATCACGGATATCGGCGAAATTGCCGCATGGGCAAAATCGCATGATCTCATTACGCTGCTGGACAATACGTTCATGACGCCGTACCATCAGCGCCCGATCGAGCTTGGCGTGGATGTCGTCCTGCACAGCGCGACGAAATTCCTCGGCGGCCACAGCGACGTATTGGCCGGACTGGCCGTCGTGGCAGACGAGGGTCTGGGACGCCGCTTGAAACAGCTGCAGAACGGGCTCGGCACCGTGCTTGGCGCTCAGGAATCCTGGCTGCTGATGCGCGGCATGAAGACGCTGCAGGCACGCATGGCCCACAGCGAGCAGAGCGCCCGCAAGCTGGCGGAGTGGCTGAACGTCCATCCGGCGGTAACCCGCGTTTATTTCCCAGGGCTGGCGGATCATCCGCGCCGGGAAATCCACGAGAAGCAGTCCAAAGGCTACGGGGCGGTCGTCTCCTTCGACGTCGGCGACGGCGATCGCGCGAAAGCGGTGCTGAGCCGCGTGAAGATTCCGCTCGTTGCGGTAAGCCTTGGCGCCGTCGAGAGCATTTTGTCTTACCCGGCCATGATGTCGCACGCGGCGATGCCGCAAGAAGTGCGCCATGAACGGGGCATCACCGACGGTCTGCTTCGCTACTCCGTCGGCTTGGAAGACATCGACGACCTGATCGCCGATTTGGATCAGGCGCTTAACGGTTAA
- a CDS encoding PLP-dependent transferase: MKIESRLAQIGSIKEPVTGAVSFPVYQSTAFRHPRLGESTGFDYSRTKNPTRTVLEEAAAGLESGDAGFACSSGMAALTTIFSLFGQGDHLLVSLDLYGGTYRLLERIMSRFGVTASYVDTNDIDSLNTLCTPSTKAILIETPTNPLMMITDLERVCAWAKSKNLLSIVDNTLLTPFFQRPIELGADIVVHSATKYLGGHNDVLAGLIVTKGKELSEQMAFLHNSLGAVLGPQDSWLLMRGMKTLALRMERHQSNATAIANWLLAHEAVDEVYYPALPHHPGHDVQNRQSSGNTGIFSFRLKNAAYVEPILRHVKLIAFAESLGGVESLMTYPAVQTHADIPLEIRQKIGVDDRLLRFSVGIEHQDDLIADLAQAFEAAKREIEEA; this comes from the coding sequence ATGAAAATCGAAAGCCGTTTAGCGCAAATTGGATCCATTAAAGAGCCCGTTACCGGGGCTGTTAGTTTCCCTGTCTATCAATCGACCGCATTCCGTCATCCGCGCCTCGGCGAAAGCACCGGGTTCGATTATTCCCGCACGAAGAACCCGACGCGCACGGTGCTGGAGGAAGCGGCAGCTGGGCTGGAATCCGGCGATGCCGGCTTCGCCTGCAGCAGCGGCATGGCTGCGCTGACGACTATTTTCTCGCTATTCGGGCAAGGAGACCACCTCCTTGTTTCCCTTGACCTATACGGCGGTACATACCGTCTGCTTGAGCGGATTATGAGCCGTTTCGGCGTTACGGCCTCGTACGTGGACACGAACGACATCGATTCGCTGAACACGCTCTGTACGCCGTCGACCAAAGCGATTCTGATCGAAACGCCGACTAACCCGCTCATGATGATCACGGATTTGGAGCGCGTCTGCGCTTGGGCGAAATCCAAGAACCTGCTGTCCATCGTGGACAACACGCTGCTGACGCCGTTCTTCCAACGTCCGATCGAGCTTGGCGCGGACATCGTCGTTCACAGCGCGACGAAGTATTTGGGCGGCCATAACGATGTGCTTGCCGGCCTGATCGTGACGAAGGGCAAGGAGCTGTCCGAGCAGATGGCCTTCTTGCACAATTCCCTCGGCGCCGTATTGGGCCCGCAGGATTCCTGGCTGCTGATGCGCGGCATGAAGACGCTGGCGCTGCGCATGGAACGTCACCAGTCCAATGCGACCGCGATCGCAAACTGGCTGCTTGCCCATGAGGCGGTGGACGAGGTTTACTATCCGGCGCTTCCGCATCATCCCGGCCACGACGTGCAAAACCGCCAATCTTCCGGCAACACGGGCATTTTCTCTTTCCGCTTGAAGAATGCCGCCTACGTGGAGCCGATTCTGCGCCACGTCAAGCTGATCGCGTTCGCCGAGAGCCTCGGAGGCGTGGAATCGCTGATGACTTACCCGGCCGTGCAAACGCATGCCGACATTCCGCTGGAAATTCGCCAGAAAATCGGCGTGGACGACCGTCTTCTTCGCTTCTCCGTCGGCATCGAGCATCAGGATGACTTGATCGCGGATTTGGCGCAAGCATTCGAAGCGGCAAAACGTGAAATCGAGGAGGCTTAA
- the metA gene encoding homoserine O-acetyltransferase MetA, whose translation MPIKVPDQLPAKDILTEENIFVMEESFAYHQDIRPLRIAILNLMPTKEVTETQLLRLIGNTPLQVEVVLLHPKTHTSKNTSSQHLESFYKTFDDIKHEYYDGMIITGAPVETLPFEEVNYWEELKDIMDWSTRKVTSTFHICWGAQAGLYHHYGIQKYDLKEKMFGVFPHQVDKRNVPLMRGFDEQFFVPQSRHTEVRREDVEAVNDLDILSSSPDAGVYIAASRNGRQIFVTGHSEYDPCSLKSEYDRDVAKGMDIAIPKNYYPNDDPSKQPLSTWRAHANLLFSNWLNYYVYQQTPYDLGAGI comes from the coding sequence ATGCCGATTAAAGTACCCGACCAATTGCCTGCGAAGGACATTCTCACGGAAGAGAATATCTTCGTCATGGAAGAGAGCTTCGCTTACCATCAGGATATCCGCCCGCTGCGGATCGCGATTCTCAATCTGATGCCGACCAAGGAAGTAACCGAGACCCAGCTGCTGAGGCTGATCGGCAACACGCCGCTTCAAGTGGAAGTCGTGCTGCTTCATCCGAAGACGCATACGTCCAAGAACACGTCTTCCCAGCATCTGGAGTCCTTCTATAAAACGTTCGACGATATCAAGCACGAGTATTACGACGGCATGATCATCACCGGCGCTCCCGTAGAAACCCTTCCTTTTGAAGAAGTGAACTATTGGGAAGAACTAAAGGACATCATGGACTGGTCCACGCGCAAGGTAACCTCGACGTTCCATATCTGTTGGGGCGCGCAGGCCGGCTTGTACCACCACTACGGCATTCAGAAGTACGACCTGAAGGAGAAAATGTTCGGCGTGTTCCCGCATCAGGTCGATAAACGCAACGTGCCGCTGATGAGAGGCTTCGACGAGCAGTTCTTCGTGCCGCAGTCGCGTCACACGGAAGTCCGCCGCGAGGACGTCGAGGCCGTGAACGATCTGGATATCTTGTCCTCGTCTCCCGATGCCGGCGTGTACATTGCGGCTTCCCGCAACGGACGGCAAATTTTCGTGACGGGCCACTCCGAATACGATCCGTGCTCGCTCAAGTCGGAATACGATCGCGACGTAGCCAAAGGGATGGACATTGCGATTCCGAAAAATTATTATCCGAACGACGATCCTTCGAAACAACCGCTGTCCACTTGGCGCGCGCATGCGAACCTGTTATTCTCGAACTGGTTGAATTATTACGTATATCAACAAACGCCGTACGATCTGGGCGCTGGAATTTAA